The following proteins are encoded in a genomic region of Phaeodactylum tricornutum CCAP 1055/1 chromosome 1, whole genome shotgun sequence:
- a CDS encoding predicted protein, with translation MDPPVPSLAARYTCASILVGVFAVWGKYTFVDEAKVPGGGRVELHNWKVPAALTTFYLVSLPLLRWFSNKFLLPNVDVKILLREAMILYNAGQVVLNAWMVYRFVDAVMFRGHPFVGGPVDLVDTGATFAIWVHYCDKYLEFLDTYFMVLRGKMDQVSFLHVYHHTSISWAWWFGLKLHPGGDGYFGALLNSWIHVMMYSYYTFSLLKVHCPWKRYLTQAQLLQFTTVLLYSFWSMNRMPPGSNWGHYAAHCIQDFEMISLFLLFLHFYRKAYSQKQK, from the exons ATGGATCCACCCGTGCCCTCTCTTGCAGCTCGCTACACTTGTGCATCAATCTTAGTAGGTGTCTTCGCAGTGTGGGGAAAATACACTTTTGTGGACGAAGCAAAGGTCCCTGGAGGTGGCAGGGTCGAGTTGCACAACTGGAAGGTTCCCGCAGCGTTGACTACCTTTTATCTGGTGAGTTTGCCCTTGCTTCGATGGTTTTCCAACAAGTTTTTACTTCCAAATGTGGATGTGAAAATTTTACTACGGGAGGCTATGATTCTCTACAATGCGGGACAAGTTGTGTTGAACGCATGGATGGTATACCGCTTCGTGGATGCGGTCATGTTTCGTGGACATCCCTTTGTCGGCGGACCGGTTGATTTGGTGGATACGGGAGCGACTTTTGCAATATGGGTGCACTACTGCGACAAGTACTTAGAGTTTCTCGATACGTACTTTATGGTTCTGCGGGGAAAGATGGATCAG GTCTCATTTCTGCACGTCTATCATCATACGTCGATATCTTGGGCCTGGTGGTTTGGGTTGAAGCTCCATCCCGGCGGTGATGGGTACTTTGGCGCTTTGCTCAACTCATGGATTCATGTCATGATGTATTCATACTACACGTTCAGTCTGCTGAAAGTTCACTGCCCTTGGAAGCGGTACTTAACGCAGGCACAGCTGCTACAATTTACTACGGTTCTTCTGTATTCCTTCTGGAGTATGAATCGAATGCCCCCCGGCAGCAATTGGGGCCATTACGCGGCGCATTGCATCCAAGACTTTGAAATGATTAGCCTCTTTTTACTGTTTCTGCACTTTTACCGTAAAGCCTACAGTCAGAAGCAGAAG
- a CDS encoding predicted protein — MKLCVKFLVFLGTLPWVAFSFVPMQTRLAPGHHSGFCKRIVRSELYASSMPLSNRSPMQKMASSGRSFASSVKSKIQNSEVSFWRAAALTFFSTLITYRSAIDIQLVHLWTFLTTSPHLVARIFRTDSYEWVLAITCFSVYIHFFGYGDRAVRRADRQGRIHPWKKYRLQDRYEADKHRRMMEKRALNGVDVSIEGVRPNLETQQSKWNYGAWMCEFWVYALPLLTWDILSPRRFRRIGAFAAPTTMQILGGVA, encoded by the coding sequence ATGAAGCTTTGCGTGAagtttcttgtttttctggGAACACTTCCATGggttgccttttccttcgttccaATGCAAACCCGACTTGCTCCTGGACACCATTCCGGGTTTTGCAAGAGGATTGTACGAAGTGAGCTGTATGCAAGCTCGATGCCTCTTTCAAATAGATCACCTATGCAAAAAATGGCTTCGAGTGGACGAAGTTTTGCCTCCTCAGTGAAAAGCAAGATTCAAAACAGTGAAGTCTCCTTTTGGAGAGCCGCAGCATTGACATTCTTCTCGACCTTGATTACATACCGCAGTGCCATCGATATTCAACTGGTGCATCTATGGACATTCTTGACCACTTCTCCCCACTTGGTAGCGCGCATTTTTCGTACCGACAGCTATGAGTGGGTCCTTGCGATCACCTGCTTTAGTGTGTACATCCATTTTTTCGGCTACGGTGACCGTGCTGTGCGGAGGGCGGACCGTCAGGGCAGGATCCATCCGTGGAAAAAATACCGTTTACAAGATCGTTACGAAGCCGACAAACATCGCCGTATGATGGAAAAGCGCGCTTTAAACGGCGTCGACGTGAGTATAGAAGGTGTTCGACCCAATTTAGAAACACAACAGTCCAAGTGGAATTACGGAGCTTGGATGTGCGAGTTTTGGGTATATGCTCTACCTTTGCTGACGTGGGATATTCTATCACCTCGACGATTCCGTCGCATTGGGGCGTTTGCGGCGCCGACAACAATGCAAATCCTTGGAGGTGTCGCT
- a CDS encoding predicted protein, translating into MEFVLETLLKDASRNEVPPAKRRAALTKAYDLLSRIDKELIALNARNTPSENDSEQSDTDVETKSTNGIAVAVAGASSKASIDTGLHSPSGGRSKSTLNGGITTSRAASPSDLRSSGEKSAPAILDGPVAATNVPSTTKATTSSSGSGLLATTSSEKAPSDVNIAVVAKKSSTRWGEPLSKKISAGRNGAHHEVVEANYPSAVPNNDAPKPLHESSARIQTDGKPRSEHLENESLHLPGSALRVDPIATGDEATRPASPVQTSKHSCRTSLPPFIPETTSKRATSGGPSSVLLDNTCRLASRDSDKEQRPTLAEKGGQNIGVLVSSSTVTAKNVQNPKHKVDLDESGSSSKLSSKGIQRPQRDLSLRWEPPKRRSFEVERSASNDTFDRQTRNRESHLNERMDDAISQKDVTANFYNEQRSKQERVRQDANSIFQSNRKPLVNDVWINSGVPSHAVTVKMAADRSPTFSGSLSERGEINLKLKLDPLPTSISKSLPVRLKKWDPFFTFAGPCRCTLTVPAGSTDATKTGSSLRINLNTPMYQEFIRKIQPEMWGKPRQGALKWKKGDWGLMLRALPLSRTSKNRADCHLWPKGTFLQLNGKPLRLAQRQQQSHDKSLWKNQCTQLDLTEHVSMSDPNVSIEICCYDEEPFILMVGFCRYESADSIFSTIRNPNNGLLNRVTVKEGMQRAIQRASGQMHIIDGSDGEKVEEVGKFVFSLTCPISKALMNSPVRGRSCKHWQCFDLKTYLDANQRVTGSRWRCASCELFVPYDELEVCEFTLAALQRYRNEASTAEIA; encoded by the exons ATGGAATTCGTTCTAGAAACACTGCTAAAAGACGCTTCCAGAAACGAAGTACCGCCGGCAAAACGGCGAGCAGCACTGACGAAGGCGTATGACTTACTGAGTCGGATAGATAAAGAACTCATTGCTCTTAATGCGCGAAACACTCCATCTGAAAACGATAGTGAGCAATCGGATACAGATGTCGAAACGAAATCAACAAACGGAATCGCCGTGGCGGTTGCGGGCGCGTCGTCCAAGGCGTCCATCGATACCGGACTACACTCACCTTCCGGGGGGCGATCCAAGAGTACTTTGAACGGTGGGATCACAACTTCGAGAGCTGCGAGCCCTTCTGATTTGAGAAGTAGTGGGGAAAAATCAGCGCCGGCGATACTTGATGGCCCCGTTGCTGCTACAAATGTTCCATCTACGACGAAAGCCACCACCTCCAGTTCTGGGTCGGGACTGTTGGCTACAACGTCGTCGGAAAAGGCACCTTCTGACGTAAACATCGCCGTTGTAGccaagaaatcatcaacGAGATGGGGCGAGCCCCTTTCAAAGAAGATATCTGCAGGCCGGAATGGTGCACATCATGAAGTGGTCGAGGCAAATTATCCCTCTGCTGTACCAAATAATGACGCACCGAAACCTCTACATGAATCTTCTGCAAGAATACAAACTGATGGTAAACCGAGATCTGAACATCTGGAAaatgaatctcttcatctgCCGGGGTCAGCTTTAAGGGTAGATCCGATAGCAACAGGGGACGAAGCGACGAGACCAGCAAGCCCCGTTCAGACTTCCAAACATTCATGTCGTACCAGCCTACCTCCGTTCATTCCAGAAACAACAAGTAAGCGCGCTACCAGCGGTGGTCCTTCTTCAGTGCTCTTGGACAATACATGTAGGTTGGCATCACGTGATTCGGACAAAGAACAACGTCCTACGTTGGCAGAAAAGGGAGGCCAAAACATTGGCGTGCTTGTCTCTAGCAGTACTGTCACAGCGAAGAACGTACAGAACCCCAAACACAAGGTGGATTTGGATGAATCCGGCTCATCTAGTAAACTTTCTAGTAAAGGAATTCAACGACCTCAAAGAGATCTGTCTCTACGATGGGAACCGCCGAAACGGAGATCTTTTGAAGTCGAAAGGAGCGCATCGAACGATACATTTGATCGACAAACCAGGAATCGCGAATCGCATTTGAATGAAAGAATGGATGACGCCATATCCCAGAAGGATGTGACAGCTAATTTTTACAATGAACAACGCTCTAAGCAAGAAAGAGTGAGACAAGACGCGAACTCGATTTTTCAATCCAATAGAAAGCCGCTGGTGAACGATGTTTGGATCAATTCCGGCGTTCCAAGTCATGCAGTAACAGTCAAAATGGCCGCTGACAGAAGTCCAACGTTTTCAGGGTCTTTGTCTGAAAGAGGGGAAATAAACTTGAAACTCAAACTGGATCCCTTACCAACAAGCATATCCAAAAGCCTACCGGTCCGACTGAAAAAATGGGATCCTTTTTTTACTTTCGCGGGGCCTTGCAGATGCACGTTGACGGTGCCTGCAGGCAGCACAGATGCAACTAAAACAGGATCATCCTTGAGAATCAATCTCAACACACCTATGTACCAAGAATTCATCAGAAAAATTCAGCCCGAAATGTGGGGAAAACCTCGCCAGGGTGCtttgaaatggaagaagggaGATTGGGGATTAATGTTACGCGCTCTTCCCTTATCAAGGACCTCAAAAAATCGAGCTGATTGCCACTTATGGCCTAAGGGAACTTTTCTGCAACTTAACGGAAAGCCACTGCGATTGGCTCAAAGGCAGCAGCAGAGTCATGATAAGTCTCTATGGAAGAATCAATGCACGCAGTTAGACTTGACTGAACATGTATCTATGTCTGACCCGAATGTTTCGATTGAGATATGTTGCTATGATGAAGAACCGTTTATCTTAATGGTGGGGTTTTGCAGATATGAATCTGCCGATTCGATATTCTCCACGATACGAAACCCAAATAACGGGCTACTGAACCGAGTCACTGTAAAAGAAGGGATGCAGCGAGCCATTCAAAGAGCATCTGGACAGATGCACATTATTGATGGGAGCGATGGTGAGAAGGTAGAAGAAGTAGGCAAGTTTGTTTTCAGCTTGACTTGCCCTATTTCCAAGGCTTTAATGAACTCTCCTGTTAGAGGAAGGTCATGCAAACACTGGCAG TGTTTTGATTTGAAGACATACTTGGATGCAAATCAAAGAGTCACGGGCAGCCGTTGGCGTTGTGCTTCATGCGAGTTGTTTGTGCCATATGATGAGCTCGAAGTGTGTGAGTTTACGCTAGCCGCGTTGCAGCGATACAGAAATGAAGCATCCACGGCCGAGATCGCATAG
- a CDS encoding predicted protein yields the protein MVRINKQSRRRLFEENFSLRQPAALSRHFLNLGILILVGTAVSLYFYLLNQEERETRHSMMAAAHSAARITASNKPFLLYGTAWKKERTAELVSQAVHSGFRFIDTACQPKHYNEAGVGDGWKSAAEELKLQRSDFFLQTKYTPFGGQDPQNIPYDPDSPLDAQVKASLEVSLKNLQSSYLDSLVLHSPLNDFEDTMTVWQTMESFVDDGKVLRLGISNCYDFETFQNLYQKARIKPSVLQNRFYEDSNFDTELRAFCKNHSIWYQSFWTLTANRHALATTDAKTLAEQKGLSPQTLLYAFLMSLGYGTPLSGTTNLGHMVEDVAVMERMQAGEVFFEDETELRDFAKILGMPDL from the coding sequence ATGGTTCGCATTAACAAGCAATCTCGACGGCGTCTGTTCGAAGAAAATTTCTCTCTCAGGCAACCTGCCGCTTTGAGTCGCCACTTTCTGAATCTCGGGATCTTGATCCTCGTTGGAACTGCCGTCTCTCTGTATTTCTATCTTTTGAATCAGGAAGAGCGAGAAACTAGGCATAGTATGATGGCGGCCGCTCATTCTGCTGCACGTATCACAGCAAGCAACAAACCGTTCCTTCTGTACGGCACGGCCTGGAAGAAGGAACGTACCGCCGAACTTGTTTCCCAAGCAGTTCACAGCGGATTCCGCTTTATCGACACTGCCTGCCAACCAAAGCATTACAACGAAGCGGGTGTGGGTGATGGATGGAAAAGTGCCGCGGAAGAACTCAAACTGCAGCGGTCGGACTTCTTCCTACAGACGAAGTACACGCCTTTCGGCGGGCAAGATCCACAAAACATCCCGTATGATCCGGATTCGCCTTTAGATGCACAAGTGAAGGCTTCGCTTGAAGTTTCTCTGAAAAACCTCCAATCTTCTTATTTGGATTCCTTGGTACTTCACTCGCCCCTAAATGACTTCGAAGATACAATGACAGTCTGGCAAACAATGGAATCGTTCGTGGACGACGGGAAGGTTCTCCGTCTTGGAATCAGCAACTGCTACGATTTTGAGACGTTTCAAAATCTTTACCAAAAAGCGAGAATTAAACCCAGTGTATTGCAGAATCGCTTTTACGAAGATTCAAATTTTGACACCGAGCTACGGgctttttgcaaaaatcaTTCCATCTGGTACCAATCGTTCTGGACGCTTACAGCGAATCGCCACGCTCTTGCTACTACTGACGCGAAGACTCTTGCGGAACAAAAGGGTCTCTCTCCACAAACGCTTTTGTATGCGTTTCTGATGAGCTTGGGATACGGAACGCCTCTGTCGGGAACCACCAACCTCGGTCACATGGTTGAGGACGTCGCCGTAATGGAGCGGATGCAGGCAGGAGAGGTTTTCTTTGAAGATGAGACAGAGCTTCGCGACTTTGCTAAGATCCTGGGCATGCCCGACTTGTAG
- a CDS encoding predicted protein, giving the protein LLRPPIETGPPRALIHFLGGAIVGKAPHISYRYLLESLAKKGYMVVATPYDLSFDYLTTCDTILSRFEMVAATLARQYGALPVVGLGHSCGSVLQLLITSLFPDTPRGANALISFNNKPVTEAIPVFEEVVAPFFTYVAARNATRSSGSEILSVGLQLAKSATVGEVPYEFLETLEQIPLLIDEVADGARDFVPPPAEVKAAARRAYRARRTLIVKYTEDPLDESDEIEDLLQ; this is encoded by the exons TTGCTGAGGCCTCCTATTGAAACTGGGCCTCCACGAGCGTTAATTCATTTCTTAGGAGGTGCGATCGTGGGAAAGGCCCCTCACATAAGCTACCGATATTTGCTGGAAAGTTTGGCCAAGAAAGGTTACATGGTGGTTGCAACACCATACGATCTATCATTCGATTATTTAACAACGTGTGATACAATATTGTCACGGTTCGAAATGGTAGCCGCCACGCTGGCCCGACAATACGGCGCATTACCGGTCGTTGGACTTGGACACTCGTGTGGAAGCGTCTTGCAACTTCTCATTACGAGTCTCTTTCCTGATACGCCGAGGGGTGCAAACGCACTTATCTCATTCAACAATAAACCCGTAACCGAAGCAATCCCGGTATTTGAGGAGGTTGTTGCACCGTTTTTTACCTATGTTGCAGCTCGAAACGCGACACGGTCCAGTGGAAGCGAAATATTATCCGTTGGTCTTCAGCTCGCCAAGTCAGCCACTGTTGGGGAGGTTCC CTACGAGTTTCTGGAGACGTTGGAACAGATTCCACTCCTGATCGACGAGGTGGCGGATGGAGCTCGTGATTTTGTTCCTCCGCCTGCCGAAGTAAAAGCGGCTGCACGTCGAGCATATCGCGCTCGACGGACACTAATTGTCAAGTACACGGAAGATCCGTTGGATGAATCGGATGAAATCGAGGACCTACTACAG
- a CDS encoding predicted protein yields MNSNTDLDVALSFTSEPSALTVSEISDFSIYSQAENDTGTTSVPERAAQPLDTNSEFHVNDYLTSKIPGDGDSQIKTTHISDELKSQVKKETQDAADIPIPTMLRRADTTPGAFHQPGIGSDRTAYPSTRDEEAPQDLSFAGEHLVSATLVADQHTGEFVVAKPVSWQKRPSILLLVAVILLLTLTAGLSTGLTKRADEDDEIDIAQESFSDVPSEFYNISSFDRQASFVVAWGENSTCAKSLASPAVEIYCNGAAVLVIDDTQQASCSRQSSTAMTCVLQKAAVEATVIFSCGGNAEAHDLAAISLVSATVFNDCSSRLDHDDIGFAIFGGEAIQYSSHGEFCRDYQNSNIWIIENSDRCGVNKKETFLDSHIQTEEDGTIRSVNQVYCYATKYCEDRRSCVDNLCQATGECTNLAVDTIQQDISTEITDPRCSFAPGAGPTLDVMRSVVGNRWGNRDDFLHRSSRDSKEL; encoded by the coding sequence ATGAATTCTAACACCGATCTGGACGTCGCCTTATCCTTTACGAGCGAACCTTCTGCACTTACCGTGAGTGAGATTTCGGATTTCTCAATTTACAGTCAAGCGGAGAACGATACCGGAACCACTTCAGTGCCCGAGCGCGCAGCCCAACCATTAGACACGAACAGCGAATTTCATGTCAACGATTATTTGACAAGCAAAATACCGGGGGATGGGGATTCGCAAATTAAAACAACACACATTTCGGATGAGCTCAAATCTCAGGTAAAGAAGGAAACGCAAGACGCGGCTGACATTCCTATCCCAACAATGTTAAGAAGAGCCGATACGACCCCTGGTGCATTCCACCAGCCAGGGATAGGGTCGGATAGAACTGCTTATCCGAGCACAAGAGATGAAGAAGCCCCTCaagatctttcttttgcgggAGAACATCTCGTGTCAGCAACATTGGTTGCCGATCAACATACTGGAGAATTTGTCGTTGCGAAGCCAGTCAGCTGGCAAAAGCGACCAAGTATTTTGCTTCTTGTGGCAGTGATACTTCTACTGACATTGACCGCAGGGTTGTCAACAGGACTTACCAAGCGGGCggatgaagatgatgagATCGATATCGCTCAGGAATCATTTAGTGACGTGCCCAGTGAATTCTACAATATTTCTTCGTTCGATCGTCAGGCATCATTTGTGGTAGCTTGGGGGGAAAATTCAACATGTGCTAAATCGCTGGCATCTCCAGCTGTCGAGATCTATTGTAATGGAGCAGCTGTGTTGGTGATTGATGACACGCAGCAAGCTTCTTGCAGCCGGCAAAGTAGTACAGCGATGACTTGCGTTTTACAAAAGGCTGCTGTTGAGGCCACGGTCATTTTTAGCTGTGGTGGCAATGCCGAAGCTCATGACCTTGCAGCAATTAGTCTCGTATCAGCAACTGTATTCAATGACTGCAGTAGCAGACTCGATCACGACGACATTGGATTTGCAATTTTTGGTGGAGAGGCGATACAGTACTCCAGTCATGGAGAGTTTTGCCGTGATTATCAAAACAGCAACATTTGGATTATTGAAAATTCAGATAGATGTGGCGTGAACAAGAAGGAAACTTTCCTTGATTCACATATACAGACCGAGGAAGACGGCACCATCCGTTCGGTAAATCAAGTGTATTGCTACGCAACAAAATATTGTGAAGATCGAAGATCATGCGTTGATAATTTGTGCCAAGCTACTGGAGAGTGTACAAACCTTGCCGTCGACACAATTCAGCAAGACATTTCAACGGAGATCACTGATCCACGTTGCTCTTTTGCTCCAGGAGCTGGACCTACGCTTGATGTTATGCGCAGCGTTGTAGGCAACCGCTGGGGAAATCGGGACGATTTTCTGCACCGAAGCTCAAGGGACAGTAAAGAGTTGTAG
- a CDS encoding predicted protein → MKRSANFMDWHPAFACQKRMMCTCLQFALLLIACSIPESYCFHQFSYRKILMPLFVHNSRRDFVLKSPPVAIGTLWLTNAPSPANAMINFPDLSKTMTAQGPVNRRVGGLASKIRNIGSVMDELQRDLMQERWDLVESYPAQLRSFVPVFTTYTDSAFPSDAPTDKGLRVALRYEVGRFFASVERFKQAASRQALDEAYLAYSEMALHFDRYLRVGGLYTYYDDSISTEPYFQGIADDALVYSDPKTDPPFVRDLVILVRGPEKGKTGIIIGMYSDGTNKSVIKLDRYKGMREIRVVANDWVAKRLGEQDPDDVFLIPRKA, encoded by the exons ATGAAGAGAAGCGCTAATTTCATGGATTGGCATCCTGCGTTTGCATGCCAGAAAAGAATGATGTGTACTTGTTTACAGTTCGCTCTTTTGTTAATAGCATGCTCTATTCCCGAGAGTTACTGCTTCCATCAATTCTCGTATCGAAAGATTTTGATGCCACTTTTTGTGCATAACAGTCGGAGAGACTTTGTTTTGAAGAGCCCGCCCGTTGCAATCGGAACCCTTTGGTTGACGAACGCGCCATCTCCCGCAAATGCTATGATCAACTTTCCAGATTTGTCAAAAACCATGACTGCGCAAGGCCCTGTAAACAGGAGGGTCGGGGGGCTGGCATCAAAAATTCGAAACATTGGCAGTGTCATG GACGAACTCCAGCGCGATTTAATGCAAGAGCGCTGGGATCTTGTTGAATCATATCCGGCTCAACTTCGATCGTTTGTCCCAGTATTTACCACGTACACGGACTCTGCTTTTCCGTCGGATGCACCAACCGACAAAGGACTTCGAGTTGCTCTCAGATATGAGGTCGGTCGTTTCTTTGCCTCTGTGGAACGCTTCAAACAAGCCGCTTCTCGCCAGGCGTTAGATGAGGCGTACCTCGCGTACTCGGAAATGGCTTTACATTTTGATCGATACTTACGGGTAGGTGGACTCTATACATACTATGACGACAGTATCTCCACTGAACCATACTTTCAAGGCATTGCTGATGATGCATTAGTATACTCTGATCCTAAAACAGACCCCCCTTTTGTCCGGGACTTGGTAATCTTGGTTCGTGGTCCCGAGAAAGGGAAAACTGGAATCATTATTGGAATGTATTCGGATGGTACAAATAAATCTGTCATCAAACTTGATCGGTACAAAGGAATGAGGGAAATCCGCGTTGTAGCAAACGACTGGGTTGCTAAGCGGCTTGGTGAGCAAGACCCCGACGACGTATTTCTGATTCCCCGAAAGGCATAG
- a CDS encoding predicted protein, with amino-acid sequence MVGCSTEAHLKGLLPDVYGQLHPVETPELIARKRVEFEDELKRVPDQEKICLMQAEEKCPELLTDDFKLMFLRCEVFQAKLAAERYAHYWDKRVEVFGPEKAFEPLTLIGAVRDDKETIRIGIISLMKEKDPEGRSIIFFDVARQDRTKYSRDSLGRVFWYIFHAAIEDENTQRQGVVVLGWPQNAKYSQFDRGLIRIVTTSIKGAIPTRLSALHICQPPMFAAIVIPIIKYFLGEKLRKRISVHSGSQEKLLGRLEKFGLSKDKLPADLGGHILVNRESWVNERLAAGL; translated from the exons ATGGTTGGCTGCTCAACCGAGGCCCATCTAAAGGGTTTGCTGCCTGATGTTTACGGACAACTTCATCCTGTGGAAACACCGGAGCTCATTGCTCGGAAACGTGTCGAATTCGAGGACGAATTAAAACGAGTTCCGGATCAAGAAAAGATATGTTTGATGCAGGCCGAAGAGAAATGTCCCGAACTACTTACAGACGACTTCAAGCTTATGTTTCTGCGATGTGAAGTCTTTCAAGCTAAG TTAGCAGCAGAGCGGTATGCGCACTACTGGGACAAACGGGTGGAAGTCTTCGGGCCTGAGAAAGCGTTCGAGCCCCTTACTTTGATAGGCGCTGTTAGAGACGATAAGGAAACGATACGCATTGGAATCATTAGCCttatgaaagaaaaagatcCAGAGGGGCGGTCTATTATCTTTTTTGACGTAGCTCGGCAAGATCGAACAAAGTACAGTCGAGATTCTCTCGGTCGTGTCTTTTGGTACATTTTTCACGCTGCGATTGAAGATGAAAATACACAGCGGCAAGGTGTGGTGGTTCTTGGTTGGCCACAGAACGCCAAGTATTCCCAATTCGACCGTGGGCTTATAAGAATCGTTACAACATCTATCAAGGGCGCAATACCAACACGCCTCTCAGCTCTTCACATCTGCCAGCCCCCAATGTTCGCCGCCATTGTTATACCAATCATCAAATACTTTCTAGGCGAAAAGCTTCGTAAGCGCATCAGCGTTCATTCAGGTTCGCAAGAGAAATTGCTTGGACGGCTCGAAAAATTTGGTCTGTCGAAAGACAAGCTGCCCGCCGATCTTGGTGGTCACATTTTGGTCAATCGTGAGAGCTGGGTCAACGAGCGCCTGGCCGCAGGTCTTTAG